In one Candidatus Methylomirabilota bacterium genomic region, the following are encoded:
- a CDS encoding xanthine dehydrogenase family protein molybdopterin-binding subunit has translation MPHVGSRAKRPDDPRILTGRGRYVDDVVLPRMVHVAFVRSPHAHARVTRVEVGRARRAPGVAGVLTGADARRLCKPWRGVLLHYTGMKTGAMLPLAVERVRWVGEPVVAVAAESRAAADDAAALVRVEYAPLPAVLDPEAALAPGAPLIHGELGDNVLYETRL, from the coding sequence GTGCCGCACGTCGGCTCGCGGGCGAAGCGCCCCGACGATCCGCGGATCCTGACGGGGCGCGGGCGCTACGTGGACGACGTGGTCCTCCCCCGCATGGTCCACGTCGCCTTCGTCCGGAGCCCCCACGCCCACGCGCGCGTCACGCGCGTCGAGGTCGGCCGCGCGCGCCGGGCGCCGGGCGTGGCCGGTGTGCTCACCGGCGCCGACGCGCGACGGCTCTGCAAGCCCTGGCGGGGCGTGCTCCTCCACTACACGGGGATGAAGACCGGCGCGATGCTCCCGCTCGCCGTCGAGCGCGTGCGCTGGGTCGGCGAGCCCGTCGTCGCGGTCGCGGCGGAGTCGCGCGCCGCCGCGGACGACGCCGCGGCGCTGGTCCGCGTCGAGTACGCCCCGCTCCCCGCCGTCCTCGATCCCGAGGCGGCGCTGGCGCCGGGCGCGCCCCTGATCCACGGAGAGCTCGGCGACAACGTGCTCTACGAGACGCGGCTC